From the genome of Pseudomonas yamanorum, one region includes:
- the ubiB gene encoding ubiquinone biosynthesis regulatory protein kinase UbiB, translating to MKLLAVRRLFRIQRVVIRYRLDDLLFALPLPWFLLAVRYVLPWRWFPRKTLELSRGARLRLALQDLGPIFIKFGQILSTRRDLLPEDIADELMLLQDRVPPFDSQLAVTLIEEQLGKKISEVFSRFDIAPLASASVAQVHAAQLKSGEEVVVKVIRPGLKPIIGQDLAWLFILARAAERFSADARLLHPVDVVLDYEKTIYDELDLLREAANASQLKRNFEGSQLLYVPQVYWDWCRPKVLVMERIYGVQVTDLATLADQRTDMKMLAERGVEIFFTQVFRDSFFHADMHPGNIFVSTVNPWSPQYIAIDCGIVGSLTPEDQDYLARNLFAFFKRDYRRVAQLHIDSGWVPAETKLNEFEAAIRTVCEPIFEKPLKDISFGQVLMRLFQTARRFNMEVQPQLVLLQKTLLNIEGLGRQLYPDLDLWNTAQPFLERWMRDRVSPKTLLGNLQSQVEQLPHLANMTRDLLERMSQPHAQDPAPPWHKRKDDWFLRLLGPAHLVGGTILAAGGPLNELGHWPAGIMVAVGVYLIVRR from the coding sequence ATGAAGCTGCTCGCCGTCCGCCGTTTGTTTCGTATCCAGCGCGTCGTAATCCGCTACCGCCTCGATGACCTGCTGTTCGCCCTGCCGCTGCCGTGGTTCCTGCTGGCGGTGCGCTATGTGCTGCCGTGGCGCTGGTTCCCGCGCAAAACCCTCGAGCTGAGCCGTGGCGCGCGCCTGCGCCTGGCGTTGCAGGACCTGGGGCCGATCTTCATCAAATTCGGGCAGATCCTCTCCACCCGCCGCGACCTGTTGCCCGAAGATATCGCCGACGAGCTGATGCTGTTGCAGGACCGCGTGCCGCCGTTCGACTCGCAACTGGCAGTCACGCTGATTGAAGAGCAACTGGGCAAGAAGATCAGCGAAGTCTTCAGCCGCTTCGATATCGCGCCATTGGCTTCAGCCTCGGTGGCCCAGGTGCATGCCGCGCAACTGAAAAGCGGCGAAGAAGTGGTGGTGAAGGTGATCCGCCCGGGCCTTAAGCCGATCATCGGCCAGGACCTGGCGTGGCTGTTCATCCTCGCCCGCGCCGCCGAGCGCTTCTCTGCCGATGCGCGCCTGCTGCACCCGGTGGACGTGGTGCTGGATTACGAGAAAACCATCTACGACGAACTCGACCTGCTGCGCGAAGCCGCCAACGCCAGCCAGCTCAAGCGCAACTTCGAAGGCTCGCAGCTGCTGTACGTGCCGCAAGTCTATTGGGACTGGTGCCGCCCGAAAGTGCTGGTGATGGAGCGCATCTACGGCGTGCAGGTCACCGACCTCGCGACCCTGGCCGACCAGCGCACCGACATGAAAATGCTTGCCGAGCGCGGCGTGGAGATTTTCTTCACCCAGGTGTTCCGCGACAGCTTCTTCCACGCCGACATGCACCCCGGCAACATCTTCGTCAGCACCGTGAACCCGTGGAGCCCGCAGTACATTGCGATCGACTGCGGCATCGTCGGCAGCCTGACCCCGGAAGACCAGGACTACCTGGCGCGCAACCTGTTTGCCTTCTTCAAGCGTGACTACCGTCGCGTGGCGCAATTGCACATCGATTCGGGCTGGGTACCGGCTGAAACCAAACTCAACGAATTCGAAGCGGCGATCCGCACCGTGTGCGAGCCGATCTTCGAAAAACCGTTAAAAGATATTTCCTTCGGCCAGGTGCTGATGCGCCTGTTCCAGACCGCGCGGCGCTTCAATATGGAAGTGCAGCCGCAGCTGGTACTGCTGCAAAAGACCCTGCTGAACATCGAAGGCCTGGGCCGCCAGCTGTACCCGGACCTGGACCTGTGGAACACCGCCCAGCCGTTCCTCGAGCGCTGGATGCGTGACCGCGTCAGCCCGAAAACCCTGCTGGGCAACCTGCAAAGCCAGGTCGAGCAACTGCCGCACCTGGCCAACATGACGCGCGACCTGCTGGAGCGCATGTCCCAGCCCCACGCCCAGGACCCGGCACCGCCGTGGCACAAGCGTAAAGACGACTGGTTCCTGCGCCTGTTGGGCCCCGCGCACCTGGTGGGCGGTACGATACTGGCCGCCGGCGGGCCGCTGAACGAACTGGGCCACTGGCCGGCTGGCATCATGGTCGCCGTGGGCGTGTATCTGATCGTGCGTCGATAG
- a CDS encoding ubiquinone biosynthesis accessory factor UbiJ → MLFAGLLASVEHGLNRVLRLDSTALARLAHLNGRIIAVDCTSPALQLFILPSDEGLLLASHWAADADCTLRASGSSLLRLALSRDKTAILHGPDVELEGDSAVLMDLAAVLQDLELDWEYELSRWLGPVATQLISGHLRSRTRWYQQGFASLNQNLAEYLSEESRTLVGQREAEARFRELDQAKLDLERLEARFERLSRSLDSSDNA, encoded by the coding sequence ATGCTGTTCGCAGGCCTTCTCGCCAGCGTTGAACACGGCCTCAACCGTGTACTGCGCCTGGACAGCACCGCCCTGGCACGGCTGGCGCACCTGAACGGCAGGATCATCGCCGTCGATTGCACCAGCCCCGCCTTGCAGCTGTTTATCCTGCCCAGCGATGAAGGCCTGTTGCTGGCGTCCCACTGGGCCGCCGACGCCGACTGCACCCTGCGCGCTTCCGGCTCAAGCCTGCTGCGCCTGGCCCTGAGCCGGGACAAGACGGCGATCCTCCACGGCCCGGACGTGGAACTTGAAGGCGACAGCGCGGTGCTGATGGACCTGGCCGCCGTGCTGCAAGACCTGGAACTGGACTGGGAGTACGAGCTGTCACGCTGGCTCGGCCCGGTGGCCACCCAATTGATCAGCGGTCACCTGCGCAGCCGCACGCGCTGGTACCAGCAGGGTTTCGCCAGCCTTAACCAGAACCTCGCCGAATACCTGAGCGAAGAATCGCGCACCCTGGTCGGACAACGGGAAGCGGAAGCGCGCTTTCGCGAACTCGACCAGGCCAAACTCGACCTGGAACGACTTGAGGCGCGCTTCGAGCGCCTGAGCCGCTCCCTTGATTCAAGCGATAACGCATGA
- the tatB gene encoding Sec-independent protein translocase protein TatB: MFGISFSELLLVGLVALLVLGPERLPGAARTAGLWIGRLKRSFNAIKQEVEREIGADEIRRQLHNEHILSLEQEARKILSPVQETPKPVEPVAEQSIAPPAAPAPAPVAEPVHAAAPATPTEPAPTPAVSPAPHDPTLPPRAP; the protein is encoded by the coding sequence ATGTTTGGTATCAGCTTCTCTGAACTGCTGCTCGTCGGCCTCGTGGCCCTGCTGGTATTGGGGCCGGAACGCCTGCCCGGTGCCGCGCGCACGGCCGGCCTGTGGATCGGGCGCCTGAAACGCAGTTTCAACGCCATCAAACAGGAAGTTGAACGGGAAATAGGCGCCGACGAGATTCGCCGGCAACTGCACAACGAGCACATTCTGTCGTTGGAGCAGGAGGCACGGAAGATTCTCTCGCCTGTGCAGGAAACCCCTAAGCCGGTTGAGCCTGTGGCCGAGCAATCGATTGCACCGCCCGCTGCACCTGCACCTGCACCGGTCGCTGAACCCGTGCATGCCGCCGCGCCAGCAACCCCGACCGAACCCGCGCCGACGCCTGCCGTGTCGCCCGCGCCCCACGACCCTACATTGCCGCCGCGAGCCCCATGA
- the tatC gene encoding twin-arginine translocase subunit TatC, whose product MSADKPETDQHMPLVSHLTELRTRLLRCVAAIFIIFAGLFAFTQQIYTFVSTPLRNYLPAGATMIATDVSSPFLTPLKLTMMVSLFLAIPVILHQIWGFIAPGLYKHEKRIAVPLLVSSILLFYTGMAFAYFLVFPLIFKFFAAATPAGVEMMTDITSYLDFVMTLFFAFGVAFEIPVAVVLLVWIGVVDVKYLKKIRPYVIIGCFVVGMILTPPDIFSQTLLAVPMWMLFEIGILFGSLVSKRGDHPDDQPADDDQPPATQP is encoded by the coding sequence ATGAGCGCTGATAAACCGGAAACCGACCAGCACATGCCACTGGTCTCGCACCTCACCGAGTTGCGTACCCGCCTGCTGCGCTGTGTCGCGGCGATCTTCATCATCTTTGCCGGGTTGTTTGCCTTCACCCAGCAGATCTACACCTTCGTCTCCACGCCGCTGCGCAATTACTTGCCGGCCGGCGCGACGATGATCGCCACCGATGTGTCGTCGCCGTTCCTCACGCCGTTGAAGCTGACGATGATGGTCTCGCTGTTCCTGGCGATCCCGGTGATCCTGCATCAGATCTGGGGCTTTATCGCGCCGGGCCTGTACAAGCATGAAAAACGCATCGCCGTGCCGCTGCTGGTGTCGAGCATTCTGCTGTTCTACACCGGGATGGCCTTCGCCTACTTCCTGGTGTTCCCGCTGATCTTCAAGTTCTTCGCCGCCGCTACACCGGCCGGTGTGGAGATGATGACCGACATCACCAGTTACCTCGACTTCGTGATGACGCTGTTCTTCGCCTTTGGCGTGGCCTTCGAAATCCCGGTGGCCGTGGTGCTGCTGGTGTGGATCGGCGTAGTCGACGTCAAATACCTGAAGAAGATCCGCCCGTACGTGATCATCGGCTGCTTCGTGGTCGGCATGATCCTGACCCCGCCGGACATCTTCTCCCAGACCCTGCTGGCCGTACCCATGTGGATGCTGTTCGAGATCGGCATTCTGTTCGGCAGCCTGGTGAGCAAGCGTGGTGATCACCCGGATGACCAACCCGCCGACGACGACCAGCCGCCAGCGACCCAGCCGTGA
- a CDS encoding phosphoribosyl-ATP diphosphatase encodes MTDTLNRLAQVLEDRKGAAADSSYVASLYHKGLNKILEKLGEESVETIIAAKDAQISGDCSDVIYETADLWFHSLVMLAQLGQHPQAVLDELDRRFGLSGHAEKASRPSA; translated from the coding sequence ATGACCGATACCCTGAACCGCCTGGCCCAGGTGCTGGAAGACCGCAAGGGCGCGGCCGCCGACAGCTCTTATGTCGCCAGCCTGTACCACAAGGGTCTGAACAAGATTCTGGAGAAACTCGGCGAAGAATCCGTCGAGACGATTATTGCTGCCAAGGACGCGCAAATCAGCGGCGACTGCAGCGACGTGATCTACGAAACTGCCGACTTGTGGTTCCACAGTCTGGTCATGCTCGCCCAACTGGGGCAGCATCCACAGGCAGTGCTTGATGAACTGGACCGTCGCTTCGGCTTGTCCGGGCATGCCGAGAAGGCCTCGCGCCCGTCCGCCTGA
- a CDS encoding twin-arginine translocase TatA/TatE family subunit has protein sequence MGIFDWKHWIVILVVVVLVFGTKKLKNLGTDVGESIKGFRKAMNDDEKPADPVVNPVPPAQPVHPQATQPITERRTFDVQAEHVKEQNQKDS, from the coding sequence ATGGGCATTTTTGACTGGAAACACTGGATCGTCATTCTGGTAGTGGTTGTTCTGGTATTCGGCACCAAGAAGCTGAAAAACCTCGGCACTGACGTCGGTGAATCGATCAAGGGCTTTCGCAAGGCCATGAACGACGACGAGAAACCTGCCGACCCGGTCGTCAACCCGGTGCCACCGGCTCAGCCTGTGCACCCGCAGGCCACTCAGCCGATCACTGAACGTCGTACCTTCGACGTGCAGGCCGAGCACGTCAAAGAGCAGAACCAAAAAGACTCGTGA
- the hisI gene encoding phosphoribosyl-AMP cyclohydrolase yields the protein MKDWLDEIKWDSDGLVPAIAQDYKTGRVLMMAWMNREALSLTAAENRAIYWSRSRGKLWRKGEESGHVQTLHEMRIDCDADVVILKVEQIGDIACHTGRHSCFYRVFENGEWKTVEPVLKDPHAIYSAGH from the coding sequence ATGAAAGACTGGCTGGACGAGATCAAGTGGGACAGTGACGGCCTGGTGCCGGCCATTGCCCAGGACTACAAGACCGGGCGCGTGCTGATGATGGCCTGGATGAACCGCGAGGCCCTGAGCCTGACCGCCGCCGAGAACCGCGCCATCTACTGGTCACGTTCCCGTGGCAAACTGTGGCGCAAGGGCGAAGAGTCCGGGCACGTGCAAACCCTGCATGAGATGCGCATCGACTGCGATGCCGATGTGGTGATCCTCAAGGTCGAACAGATCGGCGATATCGCCTGTCATACCGGCCGTCACAGCTGCTTCTACCGCGTGTTCGAGAACGGCGAGTGGAAGACCGTCGAGCCCGTGCTCAAAGACCCGCACGCTATTTACTCGGCAGGACACTGA
- a CDS encoding 16S rRNA (uracil(1498)-N(3))-methyltransferase, whose translation MNLLLLEEADFIAADRVVLRDRRLVHMQEVHRAAVGDSLRVGRIGGLMGNAQLLRLEAREAELEVTFDQPPPAKLPLTLLLALPRPKMLRRVLQTVASMGVPRVILVNSYRVEKSFWQTPFLEPEAIREQLILGLEQARDTVLPEIVIEKRFKPFVEDRLPALAQGTFGLIGHPGDYPPCPRGLDEPVTLAIGPEGGWIPYEVDLLAKAGLQPVQLGARILRVETAVTALLSRLF comes from the coding sequence GTGAACCTGCTGCTGCTTGAGGAGGCCGACTTTATCGCGGCCGACCGGGTGGTGCTGCGTGATCGGCGCCTGGTGCATATGCAGGAAGTCCACCGTGCCGCCGTAGGCGACAGCCTGCGGGTCGGGCGCATTGGCGGGTTGATGGGCAATGCGCAGTTGCTGCGCCTGGAAGCCCGGGAAGCCGAACTGGAAGTCACCTTCGACCAGCCGCCCCCGGCCAAACTGCCCCTGACCCTGCTGCTGGCCCTGCCCCGTCCGAAAATGCTCCGCCGGGTGCTGCAAACCGTCGCGTCCATGGGCGTGCCGCGGGTGATACTGGTCAACAGCTACCGGGTGGAAAAGAGCTTCTGGCAAACGCCGTTCCTGGAGCCGGAGGCGATTCGCGAGCAATTGATCCTCGGCTTGGAACAGGCCCGGGACACGGTGCTGCCCGAGATCGTGATCGAAAAGCGCTTCAAGCCGTTCGTCGAAGACCGCCTGCCCGCCCTGGCGCAAGGCACCTTCGGCCTGATTGGCCACCCGGGCGACTATCCGCCCTGCCCTCGCGGGCTGGATGAGCCGGTTACCCTGGCCATCGGGCCGGAAGGTGGCTGGATTCCCTACGAAGTGGATCTGCTGGCCAAGGCCGGGTTGCAGCCGGTGCAACTGGGGGCGCGCATCCTGAGGGTCGAAACCGCCGTCACCGCGCTGCTCTCAAGACTCTTTTAA